The Sporosarcina ureae genome includes a region encoding these proteins:
- a CDS encoding siderophore ABC transporter substrate-binding protein — MKKLTLSLFALILMLALAACGGAQDEEKPADNATPEDKPAEESKEVTITHELGETTLEKNPEKVVVFDFGTLDTLDELGIEVAGLPQSNVPGYLSQYEDEKYENLGSLKEPDFEAINAMKPDVIFISGRQTDLYDQLSEIAPTVYMGIDTANYMESFKENMGKIATIFDKEDEISSELADVDASIEDIKTKTEGIDSNALIILATEGKVSAYGPSSRFGIVHDVFGFEPADKNIEVSTHGQNITFEYILETNPDILFIIDRDAAIGNGATAKDSVENDLVKKTNAFKNDKMVYLNGEYWYLSGGGLQSIKEMIKEVEAGL; from the coding sequence ATGAAGAAGCTAACTCTTTCTCTATTCGCGTTAATCTTAATGCTTGCGCTTGCTGCTTGCGGCGGTGCGCAAGACGAAGAAAAACCTGCAGACAATGCAACACCTGAAGACAAGCCAGCTGAAGAAAGCAAAGAAGTGACAATCACACATGAACTTGGTGAAACAACACTTGAAAAGAATCCTGAAAAGGTAGTAGTGTTCGACTTTGGAACATTGGATACGTTGGATGAGCTAGGTATTGAAGTAGCAGGTCTTCCACAATCAAACGTACCGGGTTACCTTTCTCAATACGAAGACGAAAAGTATGAGAATCTTGGTAGTCTAAAAGAACCTGACTTTGAAGCAATTAATGCGATGAAGCCAGACGTGATCTTCATCTCTGGACGTCAAACAGACTTGTATGATCAATTATCTGAAATTGCTCCAACGGTCTACATGGGTATTGATACAGCAAACTACATGGAATCATTCAAAGAGAACATGGGGAAAATTGCTACAATCTTCGATAAAGAAGATGAAATTTCCTCAGAACTAGCAGACGTAGATGCAAGTATTGAAGATATCAAAACTAAAACTGAAGGTATCGATAGCAATGCATTGATCATCCTGGCGACTGAAGGAAAAGTAAGTGCATACGGCCCAAGCTCACGTTTCGGCATAGTCCATGATGTATTCGGTTTTGAACCTGCCGATAAGAACATCGAAGTTTCTACACATGGACAAAATATTACATTTGAATATATTTTAGAAACAAATCCAGATATTCTATTCATCATTGACCGTGACGCAGCAATCGGTAACGGTGCAACAGCGAAAGATTCTGTTGAAAACGATCTTGTGAAGAAAACAAATGCATTCAAGAACGATAAAATGGTCTATTTGAACGGTGAATACTGGTACCTATCTGGTGGCGGTCTTCAATCAATCAAAGAAATGATCAAAGAAGTAGAAGCTGGACTATAA